Genomic segment of Bemisia tabaci chromosome 9, PGI_BMITA_v3:
gcggttttccttagcatagcagatAAGGTCTTTGGTCGCCGTTAATTTGTCTAGTCCAtaactcctttgtccattgcaaccatccgcctCAACAGATCGGCTCACTCCATTTCCTTTCTGTCTTCGCTGTCTGTCggtttgtctgtcaatttcaataatgagccaAGTGCAACTCCTCCTCGATCTCGTtttactctttttctttctttttttttgaaggggccATACCCTAGCAGTGCTTActactccgccgtgctaaggaagaacgccgtatgaacctttaggcgttgccaaatatccttcggtaaatcacgaattttcgggaaagtttgtaaacatttttcttccaatttttcagataattttgttcgcaattttaactAGAGTtcttgataatttcaaggaaaattattcataacttttctcaaaaataagcatttttacggaggaaatttggcaacgtctgaaggccatACGACGCTCTTCCTTGGGACGGCAGACTACTGCCGCCTTTTTAggcatatttggattgcattttgcaaaaaggaaccactagcattgcaatgttctgctaagattgtgcaacttcttttgtcttggaggaaaaacccaactatccattaatagtttctatttaactcgctaaaaactgtgaatttaagacaaaaattaccatcgaaatttcatagtttttcacgattttcgcaattttattgcaaaggatgaagttgcacaatcttaacatccttgcaatgctagtggttcctttttgctaaatgcaatccattttatctTTCGGCATCCAAATGCTACGCTTTACTCCTGGCATCGCCACTGAGGCGGCCCACGAGTTTCATGTCCTCCTCGACCTGTTGTTCGGTGACCTCCTTGGCGAGCTTGACCTCGTTGACCTTGTCGACGATGTCCTCGGTCTTGTCGCCGAAGAGGGGGTGCGTGTGGTCGCCCCGCTTGACCACTCGGTTGATGAGCATCTCCGTGGTGACGGCCTTCCGATCGTGGACCCACCCGCGCCGCGCGCAGAAGTCGATGAGCGTCGTCGTCAGGTTGGGCCACTTCCCGGCCTCGGCCGTGCGGTAGTCCCACGGGAAGGTGTGGTGGAAGTTGTGCCACCCCTCGCCCAGCGCCACCACCGCCACGAAGAACGACTCCGAAGGGAGGATGCTCCTGTCAACATGAATCACGTCATTTAGACCGAGCTTATCggaaagaaaccaacccacacactgaaaaaaaaactccggccgtgggagccgcagttacgggctatatagacataccgtccgttccgggctcaaaggccgaaaattccggctgctggagccgtagcttcggcctctgaacccggagcaatcgaagttacgCCTCCAGCGGCCGGAATtgtcggcctttgagcccggaacggacggtatgtctatatagcccgtaattgcggctcccacggccggagttttttttttttttttcagtgcattatcgaaaaagttgagattttgcttgcaaattttttattgtttcatcttaaagtgcttaaggtgattcgacggacgccattttttgtgtcagagcgacatgcgatgtatcgcatcgattcgttccgtaatttcagctacttgtcttttttttttcgaattttgagatcgcacatctgttgtcatgagacctGATTCATGTACCAGATTTGACacagaaattcaacgtgatgcaggcgtggttttttttagcggaaaaatatcgcattcgatactgatatcgaaactgcacttgaatgcgatatttctcCTCTAAAAGTACTATGcctttaaaaatacattaaatgtCTTTGTCAAATCTGGTACATCAATttttcagtctcatgacaacagaagagGGATCTCAgaattcgacaaaaatgacaaggagctgaaattatggaacgaatcgatgcgataaatcgcatgtccctccgacacaaaaaaaatggcgacaaacaaaaaattacctaTATTGTCAAtttgaaatgaggaaaaaacattttttgaaaagaataataaatacAAGGTGCGAATGACCCTAAAAcgacttttctcaaataaaaCACATTTCTCTAAGTTTTCGAGTCGGGCAGTTAATTCGAAACAAAACATCGAAGTGCTCCATCAAGTTGCTAAAAAGGGCTGACTTAAAGATTCCCATCATTTTAATGGCTGTGCGCAATTTCAGTCACTAAAAAATCGCGACCATTTACAGCATGTATTGACGCTTACCCTGAGTACGGTCTTGTCCCAATAATATGGGCCCAGCTGTTTACAAGCCAGACCAAGTTATTTGTGATGTGAATTCGACCTAAGCTCGACATCATGAATGACGTCATCAGATCCTCGCCCCACAGGTAGTATGGAATTGCTGTAGGTATTATCACTGCTAGGAGGGTGAACAAGGATTTGTAGTACCTGGAAACAGATATGAAGTGGCGATTATTGAccgaaaattgaaaggaaataaaAGGAGGAACTTGAAAGatggctaaaaatacacaatcaTACACCGAGACGTTTCCGCTCATAACTGAGCCATTCTCTGTCTGAGAAATaagtcaaaaatgaaataaaaaatcgaaaaaacttACAACCCACATGATGAGGGCCGAGATTCGAGAACAACGCGGAACACCTGTTATTCTTGAATATCGGGCACCATGATGTAGGTTgcaggtatttttttatttttttttttatttttcacttacattttCTCCGACTAAAAATGGTTTAGTTCTGAGCCGAAACGTTTCGCTGTTttgttgtgtatttttagcctcgttttccgtttttcccccttgtttatGCGTGTTAATTGGatgatttatttataattttaaggAGAATAGAGGATTCGCTCGATCTAATTTTCCGCTCAGACGATACTGGGCCCATTTTCTCACAACATAATCTCTGGAGTCATCACGGTTTTTACAAAACGGCTATTCCTGCTCCGATCGCACAGGCGAGAGCAGGAGATAGTGGCGGGGCATgcatgatcgattttcgatatttcctcatttgaagctgtggcaaagaatcgatttataaggtgttcgctgcgaacaccctgtttatcagatcctttttcataggtttatgacacatcaatcgatacatcgcaaagtacgcctcgccactgggagGAGTGTACTCACTTTTTCTGGAACATGACGAGCGGGTCTGCGTTCATGTCGGACATGTCGACGAGTTTCCCTTTGGCGATGACGTCGGGGTGTTTGCGGACCATGAGCCAGCCGACGTGGGAGAAGAAGAACCCGCGGCTGGCGTTGTGCGGGTCGGCGTCCGTGTCGCTGTACTTGTGGTGCTGCCGGTGGTCCCGCACCCACACCCACAGGCAGTTCTGAAAACACCCCAAAAGATAGCTCAGTTGCAAGTCACGCAACGGATTACTGGGAGGGGGTTGCAACGATCGCGAAAGGTACTTACTGTCACTACCTACAAAATgaattgaatcggtgagaacgaaaacacaacAACTCAACTCATAAATGCTCAAGTTTCATCAAAGAGAGTTAGTTTTCCTAAAAGTCATTGAAATCAACGCACCTGTTTCAACTtgaacctttaaagtgtccctaagtacttgtctttcggcgcCAAAAATCTTTTTCGTGTGCCAATTAACTTCTTcaactactgtgcagttttgc
This window contains:
- the LOC109038244 gene encoding acyl-CoA Delta-9 desaturase isoform X1 translates to MVETATETSCKSRTSSPAMDEPPRKDMDPKNTNLQKDDYMDFEDDINDLVRSMPIRRAEDRPQTEIVWIPNALGFLALYVASLYTIYLFFFDSKWPTKAWMILLMVFAGLVTTMGSHRLFTHRSYKAVPGLRAFLVFSQVLTAQNCLWVWVRDHRQHHKYSDTDADPHNASRGFFFSHVGWLMVRKHPDVIAKGKLVDMSDMNADPLVMFQKKYYKSLFTLLAVIIPTAIPYYLWGEDLMTSFMMSSLGRIHITNNLVWLVNSWAHIIGTRPYSGSILPSESFFVAVVALGEGWHNFHHTFPWDYRTAEAGKWPNLTTTLIDFCARRGWVHDRKAVTTEMLINRVVKRGDHTHPLFGDKTEDIVDKVNEVKLAKEVTEQQVEEDMKLVGRLSGDARSKA